A genomic window from Streptomyces brevispora includes:
- a CDS encoding AAA family ATPase produces the protein MRLHKLGITAFGPFGATQEIDFDALSAAGIFLLHGPTGAGKTSVLDAVCYGLYGAVPGARQSPGTSLRSDHAPADLPTEIRLELTVGGRRLEITRSPAQPRPKKKGDGYTTEKAQSRLREYVPDEGWRALSRSHQEIGEEITRLIGMSRDQFCQVVLLPQGDFARFLRSDAEARGKLLGRLFDTRRFAAVEEHLAELRRAAGTQVRTGDERILAVAQRIAQAAGPAASECPLPGTQPGEPGLADAVLEWAATARSSARERFDIAESAMTAAESRQAAARLALDDERELAGLQQRYEETRRRATAVESGRHEHDKAQEQLKRARKADLVAPALELREEAGRAYRRANAARDRTRAGLPAELADAGAEQLTALERRLREELGTLDAARRAERRSAEIDSERTALERQARADDELIRDAESWLSGWEATRHGLHTRIEAAQEAATRAELLAGRLDPARRRLDAARRRDALAAEVADAEGRLGTAREHALATRESWLDLRERRLRDIAAELARELVEGEACAVCGSADHPEPARAGDGHVDQATEQAAEADHRRAERARSEAEHALGAVRERYAAARAEAADTGDGQVADAAGGAEQADGAERAAEPTVGALAELVDSLTREHTEAYRTATGTHAAREALAAAEREQGQRSGDRQQAERRAAARISRREGLDAEQATLEEVLAQARGESAGVTEHAVLLQRRVALLAEAAETLREEESAAARLKEADDRLADAAFRAGFDTPQAAAATMLPDSRQRELQHLIDAWQAEAAAVADRLAQTDARAAGARPPAAPGTAQATYDTAERLLREGTSAHTAARERCTELGRLSRQAADEVRRLGPVREEYDRIARLAGLTAGTSADNERKMRLESYVLAARLEQVAAAATARLRRMSSGRYTLVHSDARAGGRRAGLGLHVIDAWTGRERDTATLSGGETFFASLALALGLADVVTDEAGGVRLDTLFIDEGFGSLDDQTLDEVLDVLDSLRERDRSVGIVSHVADLRRRIPAQLEVVKERHGSAVRHRAAGGVSG, from the coding sequence GTGAGACTCCACAAGCTCGGCATCACCGCCTTCGGACCGTTCGGCGCCACTCAGGAGATCGACTTCGACGCCCTCTCCGCAGCCGGCATCTTCCTGCTGCACGGACCGACCGGCGCCGGCAAGACCTCGGTCCTCGACGCCGTCTGCTACGGGCTGTACGGGGCCGTGCCCGGCGCCCGGCAGAGCCCCGGAACCTCGCTGCGCAGCGACCACGCCCCTGCGGACCTGCCGACCGAGATCCGGCTCGAACTCACCGTCGGCGGGCGCCGGCTGGAGATCACCCGGAGCCCCGCCCAGCCCCGCCCCAAGAAGAAGGGCGACGGCTACACCACGGAGAAGGCACAGAGCCGGCTGCGCGAGTACGTCCCCGACGAGGGGTGGCGGGCGCTGAGCCGCTCGCACCAGGAGATCGGCGAGGAGATCACCCGGCTCATCGGGATGAGCCGGGACCAGTTCTGCCAGGTGGTCCTCCTGCCGCAGGGCGATTTCGCCCGCTTCCTGCGCTCGGACGCCGAGGCGCGCGGCAAGCTGCTCGGCCGGCTCTTCGACACCCGACGCTTCGCCGCGGTCGAGGAGCACCTCGCCGAGCTGCGCCGGGCCGCCGGGACACAGGTCAGGACCGGGGACGAAAGAATCCTCGCCGTCGCCCAGCGGATCGCCCAGGCGGCCGGCCCCGCCGCGAGCGAGTGCCCGTTGCCCGGCACCCAGCCGGGCGAACCGGGGCTCGCGGACGCCGTACTGGAATGGGCCGCGACAGCGCGCAGCAGTGCCCGGGAACGGTTCGACATCGCCGAGTCGGCGATGACCGCGGCCGAGAGCCGGCAGGCGGCCGCCCGCCTGGCCCTGGACGACGAGCGCGAACTGGCCGGGCTCCAGCAGCGGTACGAGGAGACCCGGCGGCGTGCCACCGCGGTGGAATCCGGCCGCCATGAGCACGACAAGGCACAGGAGCAGTTGAAGCGCGCCCGCAAGGCGGATCTCGTCGCCCCCGCGCTGGAGCTTCGCGAGGAGGCCGGGCGGGCGTACCGGCGGGCGAACGCGGCCCGCGACCGTACCCGGGCCGGTCTGCCCGCCGAGCTGGCCGACGCGGGTGCCGAACAGCTGACGGCGCTGGAACGCAGACTCCGCGAGGAGCTCGGCACCCTGGACGCCGCGCGTCGCGCCGAGCGGCGCAGCGCCGAGATCGACAGCGAACGGACCGCGCTGGAACGGCAGGCCCGGGCGGACGACGAACTGATCCGGGACGCCGAGAGCTGGCTGTCCGGCTGGGAGGCCACCCGGCACGGTCTGCACACCCGCATCGAGGCGGCCCAGGAAGCGGCGACCCGCGCGGAACTGCTGGCCGGCCGGCTGGATCCGGCACGACGACGTCTCGACGCGGCCCGGCGCAGGGACGCGCTGGCCGCCGAGGTGGCAGACGCCGAGGGCCGCCTCGGTACGGCCCGCGAGCATGCCCTCGCCACTCGCGAGTCCTGGCTCGACCTGCGCGAACGGCGGCTGCGCGACATCGCGGCCGAGCTCGCCCGGGAACTGGTCGAGGGTGAGGCCTGCGCGGTCTGCGGTTCGGCCGATCACCCGGAGCCCGCCCGCGCCGGGGACGGACACGTCGACCAGGCCACGGAGCAGGCCGCCGAGGCGGACCACCGGCGCGCGGAGCGGGCGCGCAGCGAGGCGGAGCACGCGCTCGGAGCCGTACGCGAGAGGTACGCGGCGGCTCGTGCCGAAGCAGCGGACACCGGGGACGGACAGGTCGCGGACGCCGCCGGCGGCGCAGAGCAGGCGGACGGAGCGGAGCGGGCAGCCGAGCCGACTGTCGGGGCGCTCGCCGAGCTCGTGGACTCCCTGACCAGGGAACACACCGAGGCGTACCGGACCGCCACCGGGACGCACGCGGCGCGCGAGGCCCTCGCGGCGGCGGAGCGCGAGCAGGGACAGCGGTCCGGCGACCGGCAGCAGGCCGAACGCCGGGCCGCCGCCCGCATCTCCCGGCGCGAAGGCCTCGACGCCGAACAGGCAACCCTGGAAGAGGTGCTGGCACAGGCCCGCGGCGAGTCGGCCGGGGTCACCGAGCACGCCGTCCTCCTCCAGCGCCGGGTCGCCCTGCTCGCCGAGGCGGCCGAGACGCTGCGCGAGGAGGAGAGCGCGGCGGCGCGGCTCAAGGAGGCCGACGACCGGCTCGCCGACGCGGCGTTCCGGGCCGGCTTCGACACCCCGCAGGCCGCCGCCGCGACGATGCTTCCCGACTCCCGGCAGCGAGAGCTCCAGCATCTGATCGACGCCTGGCAGGCCGAGGCCGCGGCCGTGGCCGACCGGCTCGCCCAGACGGACGCCCGCGCCGCCGGGGCCCGGCCCCCGGCCGCCCCGGGCACTGCTCAGGCGACGTACGACACGGCCGAGCGCCTGCTGCGGGAGGGGACGAGCGCCCACACCGCGGCCCGGGAGCGCTGCACCGAACTGGGCCGGCTGTCCCGGCAGGCGGCGGACGAGGTACGAAGGCTGGGACCGGTGCGCGAGGAGTACGACCGGATCGCGCGGCTCGCCGGTCTTACCGCCGGCACCTCGGCGGACAACGAACGCAAGATGCGGCTGGAGTCCTACGTTCTCGCGGCCCGCCTCGAACAGGTGGCGGCGGCCGCCACCGCGAGACTGCGGCGGATGTCGTCCGGCCGCTACACACTGGTCCACTCCGACGCCCGCGCCGGAGGGCGCCGGGCCGGGCTCGGGCTGCATGTCATCGACGCCTGGACCGGCCGTGAACGCGATACTGCCACGCTCTCCGGCGGCGAGACGTTCTTCGCCTCGCTCGCCCTGGCCCTCGGCCTCGCCGACGTGGTCACCGACGAGGCCGGCGGCGTACGGCTGGACACGCTCTTCATCGACGAGGGGTTCGGCAGCC
- a CDS encoding exonuclease SbcCD subunit D, translating to MKILHTSDWHLGRSFHRVSLLDAQAAFLDHLVATVHDHEVDVVLVAGDVYDRAVPSLSAVQLFDDALHRLAAAGVPTVMISGNHDSARRLGVGAGLIGRAGIHLRTDPAHCATPVVLGDAHGDVAFYGLPYLEPALVKDVFKAERAGHEAVLGAAMDRVRADLGTRADTTRSVVLAHAFVAGGEPSDSERDITVGGVAAVPAGVFDGVDYVALGHLHGCQAVTERVRYSGSPLAYSFSEAGHRKTMWLIDLDATGAITAERIDCPVPRPLARLRGRLDDLLDDPALDRHVDSWVEATLTDPVRPAEPMARLAERFPHTLSLAFEPDRAPDDPQISYAQRLRGRDDQSIAEDFVAHVRGGYGTDEPERTVLRGAFDHVRVDDGVHEVDR from the coding sequence TTGAAGATTTTGCACACATCGGACTGGCACCTCGGACGGTCGTTCCACCGGGTCTCGCTGCTCGATGCCCAGGCTGCCTTCCTCGACCACCTGGTGGCGACGGTCCACGACCACGAGGTCGATGTCGTGCTCGTGGCGGGTGATGTGTACGACAGGGCGGTGCCGTCGCTCTCCGCCGTCCAGCTCTTCGACGACGCGCTGCACCGGCTCGCCGCGGCCGGCGTACCCACCGTGATGATCTCCGGGAACCACGACTCGGCCCGCCGGCTCGGCGTCGGCGCCGGCCTCATCGGGCGGGCCGGCATCCATCTGCGTACCGACCCCGCGCACTGCGCCACCCCGGTCGTGCTCGGCGACGCACACGGTGACGTGGCGTTCTACGGGCTCCCGTATCTGGAACCCGCCCTCGTCAAGGACGTGTTCAAAGCAGAGCGGGCCGGGCACGAGGCCGTACTGGGCGCCGCCATGGACCGGGTCCGCGCCGACCTCGGGACACGGGCGGACACCACCCGGTCCGTCGTCCTGGCCCATGCCTTCGTCGCGGGCGGCGAGCCCAGCGACAGCGAACGCGACATCACTGTCGGCGGAGTGGCCGCGGTCCCCGCCGGGGTCTTCGACGGCGTCGACTACGTGGCACTGGGGCATCTGCACGGCTGCCAGGCCGTCACCGAGCGCGTCCGGTACTCCGGGTCCCCGCTCGCGTACTCCTTCTCCGAGGCCGGCCACCGCAAGACGATGTGGCTGATCGACCTGGACGCCACGGGCGCGATCACCGCCGAACGGATCGACTGCCCGGTGCCCCGCCCGCTCGCCAGACTCCGCGGCCGGCTCGATGACCTTCTCGACGACCCGGCCCTGGACCGGCACGTGGACTCCTGGGTGGAGGCCACGCTCACCGACCCGGTCCGCCCGGCCGAACCGATGGCCCGCCTCGCCGAGCGGTTCCCGCACACGCTCAGCCTCGCCTTCGAACCGGACCGGGCCCCCGACGACCCGCAGATCTCCTACGCCCAGCGGCTGCGGGGACGCGACGACCAGAGCATCGCGGAGGACTTCGTGGCCCATGTCCGTGGCGGATACGGCACCGACGAGCCGGAACGGACGGTGCTGCGCGGCGCCTTCGACCACGTACGGGTCGACGACGGTGTGCACGAGGTGGACCGGTGA
- a CDS encoding YigZ family protein, whose amino-acid sequence MQEQYRTVARAGVHETEINRSRFICALAPAATEQEAQEFVARVRREHPAASHNCFAYVIGADASVQKASDDGEPGGTAGVPMLQMLTRREMRYVVAVVTRYYGGVKLGAGGLIRAYGGAVGEALDTVGTLTRQRFRLATVTVDHQRAGRLENELRATGRTVREVRYAEAVTIEIGLPDADVGEFRRWLADATAGEAELELGGEDYGDA is encoded by the coding sequence ATGCAGGAGCAGTACCGGACAGTCGCCCGAGCGGGCGTGCACGAGACCGAGATCAACCGATCGCGTTTCATCTGCGCGCTCGCCCCCGCCGCCACCGAACAGGAGGCGCAGGAGTTCGTCGCCCGCGTCCGCAGGGAACACCCGGCCGCCAGCCACAACTGCTTCGCCTACGTGATCGGCGCCGACGCCTCCGTACAGAAGGCCAGTGACGACGGCGAGCCGGGGGGCACCGCCGGGGTGCCCATGCTGCAGATGCTGACGCGCCGGGAGATGCGGTACGTCGTCGCGGTCGTCACCCGCTACTACGGGGGAGTGAAACTCGGTGCGGGCGGACTGATCCGGGCCTACGGGGGAGCGGTCGGTGAGGCACTCGACACGGTCGGCACGCTCACCCGGCAGCGGTTCCGGCTCGCCACCGTCACCGTGGACCATCAGCGGGCGGGCAGACTGGAGAACGAACTGCGGGCCACCGGACGGACCGTGCGTGAGGTCCGTTACGCGGAGGCGGTGACCATCGAGATCGGGCTGCCGGACGCCGACGTCGGGGAGTTCCGGCGCTGGCTGGCCGACGCGACGGCGGGCGAGGCGGAACTGGAGCTGGGCGGCGAGGACTACGGGGACGCCTGA
- a CDS encoding CoA-binding protein, translating into MYADTETIRRILTGTGDTWAVVGLSGNRSRAAYGVAEVLQRFGKRVVPVHPKAERVHGEDGYASLADIPFPVDVVDVFVNSELAGAVADEAVSIGARAVWFQLGVIDEKAYERTRAAGLDMVMDRCPAIEIPALNS; encoded by the coding sequence ATGTACGCAGACACGGAGACGATCCGCAGGATTCTGACCGGAACCGGTGACACCTGGGCGGTGGTGGGGCTCTCCGGCAATCGCTCGCGCGCGGCCTACGGGGTGGCCGAGGTCCTTCAGCGCTTCGGCAAGCGGGTGGTCCCCGTGCACCCCAAGGCGGAACGGGTGCACGGCGAGGACGGCTACGCCTCACTGGCCGACATCCCGTTCCCGGTGGATGTGGTGGACGTCTTCGTCAACAGCGAACTGGCCGGCGCGGTGGCCGACGAGGCGGTCTCGATCGGCGCCCGCGCGGTCTGGTTCCAGCTCGGGGTGATCGACGAGAAGGCGTACGAGCGCACCCGGGCGGCCGGGCTCGACATGGTCATGGACCGGTGCCCCGCCATCGAGATACCCGCGCTGAACAGCTAG
- a CDS encoding aminoglycoside N(3)-acetyltransferase, protein MSTAPALGVPSASHNRAGLAGHLARLGVERGGVLMVHASLRAVGAVDGGVLAVAGALRDVLGPQGTLVVPAFTPENSDTSPHYRARVDGLGDRDRDAVRAAMPAFDPATTAAPSVGLLAETVRRSPGSVRSAHPQTSFAAVGPLAGRVVAGHHPDCHLGEDSPLARLYDLRAQILLLGTGFGSCTAFHLAEYRVPSPPRRTYRCVVGDGGTRRWWEYEDVALDDSDFAALGADFERSARPPAVASASVGSAPSRLFRFPDAVGFATRWLPERRRGGADDGVSP, encoded by the coding sequence GTGAGCACTGCCCCCGCCCTTGGTGTGCCGAGCGCCTCCCACAACCGCGCCGGCCTGGCCGGACATCTGGCCCGGCTCGGCGTGGAGCGGGGCGGCGTCCTGATGGTGCACGCCTCGTTGCGTGCGGTGGGGGCGGTGGACGGCGGGGTCCTGGCGGTGGCGGGCGCCCTGCGGGATGTGCTGGGGCCGCAGGGCACGCTGGTCGTCCCGGCTTTCACTCCGGAGAACTCCGACACCTCCCCGCACTACCGGGCCCGGGTGGACGGCCTCGGTGACCGGGACCGGGACGCCGTACGGGCGGCCATGCCCGCCTTCGACCCGGCCACCACGGCCGCCCCGTCGGTGGGCCTCCTGGCCGAAACGGTGCGACGGTCCCCCGGCTCCGTGCGCAGCGCCCATCCGCAGACGTCCTTCGCGGCGGTGGGCCCGCTGGCGGGCCGGGTGGTGGCCGGCCACCACCCCGACTGTCATCTCGGCGAGGACTCCCCGCTGGCCCGGCTGTACGACCTGCGGGCCCAGATCCTGCTGCTGGGGACCGGTTTCGGCTCCTGCACCGCGTTCCATCTCGCCGAGTACCGCGTCCCGTCCCCGCCCCGGCGCACCTACCGCTGCGTGGTGGGGGACGGCGGCACCCGCCGGTGGTGGGAGTACGAGGACGTGGCCCTGGATGACAGTGACTTCGCGGCCCTGGGCGCGGACTTCGAGCGGTCGGCCCGGCCCCCGGCCGTCGCCTCCGCATCGGTCGGCTCGGCCCCGAGCCGGCTGTTCCGCTTTCCCGACGCGGTCGGCTTCGCCACGCGGTGGCTGCCGGAGCGCCGTCGCGGCGGAGCGGACGACGGCGTCAGCCCCTGA
- a CDS encoding YbaK/EbsC family protein, whose amino-acid sequence MRAPIGSFEDARPAAERLELLTAPVAAAVREGWGGFPAEQIIHVDTDPEIADTAAFVEHHGADLLNLSANCVVVAGKRGGEATLAACLVLSHSRVDVNGAVRKHLGARKASFAPMDTAVGETGMEYGGITPVGLPAGWPLLIDPAVVDQEWVLIGSGTRRGKLIMPGKALAALPGAVVVEGLGIRG is encoded by the coding sequence ATGCGCGCACCCATCGGCTCCTTCGAGGATGCCCGTCCCGCAGCCGAACGCCTCGAACTGCTCACCGCACCGGTGGCGGCAGCGGTCCGCGAGGGCTGGGGCGGTTTCCCCGCCGAGCAGATCATCCACGTAGACACGGACCCGGAGATCGCCGACACGGCGGCCTTCGTCGAGCACCACGGGGCCGATCTGCTGAACCTGTCGGCCAACTGCGTCGTCGTGGCCGGCAAGCGCGGGGGAGAGGCCACCCTGGCGGCCTGCCTCGTGCTCTCCCACTCCCGCGTCGATGTGAACGGTGCCGTCCGCAAGCACCTCGGCGCCCGAAAGGCGTCATTCGCCCCGATGGACACCGCGGTCGGCGAGACGGGCATGGAGTACGGCGGCATCACACCCGTCGGACTCCCGGCCGGCTGGCCCCTGTTGATCGACCCCGCCGTCGTGGACCAGGAATGGGTCCTGATCGGCAGCGGCACCCGCCGGGGCAAACTGATCATGCCGGGCAAGGCGCTGGCGGCGCTGCCGGGCGCGGTCGTGGTGGAAGGTCTCGGTATCAGGGGCTGA
- a CDS encoding helix-turn-helix domain-containing protein, with translation MTDLDRLTQSLARNLKRWRGERGFTLDALAARAGVSRGMIIQIEQARTNPSVGTTVKLADALGVSITTLLDHEQGSPVRLVPAGQTVRMWSTEAGSFTTLLVGTEARGPLELWSWRLMPGEGSASDPHPEGTVELLHVTAGDLTLIVDGTPYTVPSGTCATFEAHHPHAYRNEGSEPVELTMAVSIPPVR, from the coding sequence GTGACTGATCTCGACCGGCTCACCCAGTCCCTCGCGCGCAATCTCAAGCGCTGGCGCGGGGAGCGGGGTTTCACGCTGGACGCTCTCGCCGCCCGTGCCGGGGTCAGTCGCGGCATGATCATCCAGATCGAGCAGGCTCGCACCAACCCGAGCGTCGGCACCACGGTCAAGCTCGCCGACGCGCTGGGCGTCAGCATCACCACGCTGCTCGACCACGAACAGGGCTCCCCGGTCCGTCTGGTGCCCGCCGGTCAGACGGTGCGCATGTGGTCCACGGAAGCGGGGAGTTTCACCACCCTGCTGGTCGGGACCGAGGCCCGGGGCCCGCTGGAGCTCTGGTCCTGGCGGCTGATGCCCGGCGAGGGAAGCGCGTCCGACCCGCACCCCGAGGGCACCGTCGAACTGCTCCACGTCACCGCGGGCGATCTCACCCTGATCGTCGACGGCACCCCGTACACCGTGCCCTCCGGCACCTGCGCCACGTTCGAGGCGCACCATCCGCACGCCTACCGCAACGAGGGCTCCGAGCCCGTCGAACTCACCATGGCCGTGTCCATCCCGCCCGTCAGATGA
- a CDS encoding DMT family transporter: protein MTALFALATSLLWGLADFGGGLLTRRTPALTVVVVSQTGAAAVLAVIVTVTGAWSEAGGQLWFAVAAGVVGPVAMLSFYKALALGPMGVVSPLGSLGVAVPVSVGLIVGERPGLLQFAGVAVAVVGIVLAGGPQLRGAPVQRRAVLLTLVAAFGFGAVMSLIAEASTTVTGLFLALFVQRITNIAVGGSALYVSVRRGARALPEEGGAAAVRAALPALLFVGLADVAANGTYSIAAQHGPVTVAAVLASLYPVVTALAARGFLGERLRGVQAAGAGLALVGTVLLATG from the coding sequence ATGACCGCACTGTTCGCCCTTGCCACCAGCCTGCTGTGGGGGCTGGCCGACTTCGGCGGCGGGCTGCTGACCCGGCGTACGCCCGCACTCACCGTCGTGGTCGTCTCGCAGACCGGCGCGGCGGCCGTGCTCGCGGTGATCGTGACCGTCACGGGCGCCTGGAGCGAGGCGGGTGGGCAGCTCTGGTTCGCCGTCGCGGCCGGCGTGGTGGGGCCGGTCGCGATGCTGAGCTTCTACAAGGCTCTGGCACTCGGCCCGATGGGGGTGGTGTCCCCGCTGGGTTCGCTGGGGGTCGCCGTACCGGTGAGCGTCGGACTGATCGTCGGCGAGCGTCCGGGGCTGCTGCAGTTCGCCGGGGTGGCCGTCGCGGTGGTGGGCATCGTGCTGGCGGGCGGCCCACAGCTGCGGGGCGCGCCCGTGCAGCGTCGGGCGGTGCTGCTGACCCTGGTGGCGGCTTTCGGCTTCGGGGCCGTGATGTCCCTGATCGCCGAGGCGTCCACCACGGTCACCGGCCTCTTCCTGGCCCTCTTCGTGCAGCGGATCACCAACATCGCGGTGGGCGGGTCGGCGCTGTACGTCTCCGTGCGGCGCGGGGCCCGTGCGCTTCCCGAGGAGGGCGGGGCCGCCGCGGTGCGGGCCGCGCTGCCGGCTCTGCTGTTCGTGGGTCTCGCGGACGTCGCGGCCAACGGGACGTACTCGATCGCCGCCCAGCACGGACCGGTCACCGTCGCCGCCGTACTGGCCTCGCTCTACCCGGTGGTCACGGCCCTGGCCGCGCGCGGCTTCCTGGGGGAACGGCTGCGCGGCGTGCAGGCGGCGGGCGCCGGGCTCGCGCTGGTGGGCACGGTGCTGCTCGCGACCGGGTGA
- a CDS encoding acyltransferase, which produces MPKNRDTVSSLTAWRRRALSGALHRCWRWVRETGAITAAHPGGLRFGRIGEGTRLAFPQGTVFGERWIELGNHCIIGEQVTLTAGLMPDLDLGPEPILTLGDGVVLGRGSHVVADTTVTIGSDTYCGPYVYITSTNHSYDDPQQPVGRQWPRMEPVAIGPGCWIGTGAVILPGARLGRNVVVAAGAAVRGEVPDHAVVAGAPARVVRSWDPEKGWQPPLRTPAPVPIPEGVTPEQLLAVAELDES; this is translated from the coding sequence GTGCCGAAGAACCGAGACACGGTCTCCTCCCTGACCGCCTGGCGGCGGCGCGCCCTGTCCGGCGCCCTCCACCGCTGCTGGCGCTGGGTGCGGGAGACGGGCGCGATCACGGCGGCTCACCCCGGCGGACTGCGGTTCGGCCGGATCGGCGAGGGCACCCGGCTCGCCTTCCCGCAGGGCACGGTCTTCGGGGAGCGGTGGATCGAGCTCGGCAACCACTGCATCATCGGCGAACAAGTCACCCTCACGGCAGGACTCATGCCCGACCTGGACCTCGGCCCCGAGCCGATCCTGACCCTGGGCGACGGGGTGGTGCTCGGGCGCGGCAGCCATGTCGTCGCCGACACCACGGTGACGATCGGCTCGGACACCTACTGCGGGCCGTACGTCTACATCACCTCGACCAACCACAGCTACGACGATCCACAGCAGCCGGTCGGCCGGCAGTGGCCGCGGATGGAGCCGGTCGCCATCGGGCCCGGCTGCTGGATCGGCACCGGAGCGGTGATCCTTCCGGGCGCCCGGCTCGGGCGCAACGTCGTGGTGGCGGCGGGTGCGGCGGTTCGCGGAGAGGTACCCGACCATGCCGTGGTGGCCGGCGCCCCCGCGCGTGTCGTACGCAGCTGGGATCCCGAGAAGGGCTGGCAGCCGCCCCTGCGCACACCGGCCCCGGTGCCGATCCCGGAGGGTGTGACGCCCGAGCAGCTGCTGGCCGTGGCGGAACTCGACGAGAGCTGA
- a CDS encoding gamma carbonic anhydrase family protein, protein MAEQALITAMGGKEPEIDASAFTAPTSVVIGEVTMAAGSSVWYHAVLRADCGAIVIGAGSNIQDNCSVHVDPGFPVTVGERVSVGHNAVLHGCTIEDDVLVGMGATVLNGAHIGTGSLIAAQALVPQGMRVPPGSLVAGVPAKVKRQLTEEELDGVKFNAVGYVELAKAHRQAYED, encoded by the coding sequence ATGGCAGAGCAGGCGTTGATCACCGCGATGGGCGGCAAGGAACCGGAGATCGACGCGTCCGCCTTCACCGCGCCGACGTCGGTCGTGATCGGCGAGGTCACCATGGCGGCCGGATCCAGCGTCTGGTACCACGCGGTGCTGCGCGCGGACTGCGGTGCCATCGTCATCGGCGCCGGTTCCAACATCCAGGACAACTGCAGCGTCCATGTCGATCCGGGCTTCCCCGTCACGGTCGGTGAGCGCGTCTCGGTCGGGCACAACGCGGTGCTCCACGGCTGCACCATCGAGGACGACGTCCTGGTCGGCATGGGGGCCACCGTCCTGAACGGCGCGCACATCGGCACCGGCTCGCTGATCGCCGCCCAGGCCTTGGTCCCGCAGGGGATGCGGGTGCCGCCGGGCTCGCTGGTCGCGGGCGTTCCCGCCAAGGTAAAGCGGCAGCTGACCGAGGAGGAGCTCGACGGCGTGAAGTTCAACGCGGTCGGCTACGTGGAACTG